The Lycium ferocissimum isolate CSIRO_LF1 chromosome 10, AGI_CSIRO_Lferr_CH_V1, whole genome shotgun sequence genome window below encodes:
- the LOC132033585 gene encoding uncharacterized protein LOC132033585 → MAVASDQATSICSHCDRAIPSTNIDLHFAHCSRNLEKCKICEDMVPKKFAEEHFLSTHAPVACSLCSETMEREILAVHKGENCPKRIVTCDYCEFPLPAVDLFEHQEVCGNRTELCHLCSRYVRLRERDVHESRCNGIISNVAESSRNTHAAERDRGPPRRQPQEFTKKRLLFTIAITGIAVLLGSLLFQRKV, encoded by the exons ATGGCTGTAGCTTCTGATCAAGCCACCAGCATCTGCAGTCACtg TGACAGAGCAATTCCTTCCACCAATATTGATCTTCATTTTGCTCACTGCTCCCGGAATCTTGAAAAATGTAAAATCTGTGAGGATATGGTTCCTAAAAAATTTGCGGAGGAACATTTCTTGAGCACTCATGCTCCG GTTGCCTGTTCGTTGTGTAGCGAGACAATGGAACGTGAGATTCTTGCTGTTCATAAAGGTGAAAATTGCCCAAAAAGGATTGTGACATGTGATTATTGCGAGTTTCCTTTACCTGCGGTTGATTTATTCGAGCATCAG GAAGTATGTGGGAACCGAACAGAATTATGTCATCTTTGTAGCAGATATGTTAGACTCCGCGAAAGAGATGTTCATGAGAGTAGATGCAATGGAATCATAAGTAATGTTGCCGAATCTTCCAG GAACACGCACGCAGCTGAAAGAGATCGTGGTCCTCCAAGAAGGCAGCCACAAGAGTTCACCAAAAAGCGGCTTCTGTTTACAATCGCGATAACAGGCATTGCTGTTTTATTAGGCTCACTTCTTTTCCAGAGGAAAGTCTAG